A genome region from Mycolicibacterium litorale includes the following:
- a CDS encoding ABC transporter substrate-binding protein — MTTSRLLAACTSALLISGLVACAPPEKDSGGGQTDSGVNVAEATSAADFGGMDKLVEAAKGEGELNVIALPPDWANYGAIIDTFSKKYGIKVNSAQPDAASQDEINAANQQRGKSTAPDVFDLGQSVALANTGMFAPYKVETFDDIPAEFKDPDGTWVNDYGGYMSIGYDSAKVPPIASVDDLLKPEYRGKVALNGDPTQAGAAFSGVMMVALSQGGSADDIAPGVEFFRKLKEAGNFLPVDPTPATIESGQTPVVIDWDYLNAAETKKLPSWKVVVPPGPAVAGYYYQAVNKEAPHPAAARLWQEFLYSDEGQNLYLGGGARPVRAEPMQKAGTLDKAAWDALPPVEGEPVIVSVDQNKKATEYLAGNWASAIG, encoded by the coding sequence ATGACCACTTCACGGCTGCTGGCAGCCTGCACATCCGCGCTTCTCATCTCCGGTCTGGTGGCCTGCGCCCCGCCGGAGAAGGACTCGGGCGGCGGCCAGACCGACTCTGGGGTCAACGTCGCCGAGGCCACCTCCGCGGCCGACTTCGGCGGTATGGACAAGCTCGTCGAGGCGGCCAAAGGCGAAGGTGAACTCAACGTCATCGCGCTGCCGCCGGACTGGGCCAACTACGGCGCGATCATCGACACGTTCTCCAAGAAGTACGGCATCAAGGTGAACTCGGCCCAGCCCGACGCGGCCAGCCAGGACGAGATCAACGCCGCCAACCAGCAGCGCGGGAAGTCCACCGCCCCCGACGTGTTCGACCTCGGCCAGTCCGTGGCCCTGGCCAACACCGGCATGTTCGCGCCCTACAAGGTCGAGACGTTCGACGACATCCCGGCCGAATTCAAGGATCCCGACGGCACCTGGGTCAACGACTACGGCGGCTACATGTCCATCGGCTACGACTCCGCCAAGGTGCCGCCGATCGCGAGCGTCGACGATCTGCTCAAGCCGGAGTACCGCGGCAAGGTCGCGCTCAACGGCGACCCCACGCAGGCCGGCGCGGCCTTCTCCGGCGTGATGATGGTGGCGCTCAGCCAGGGCGGCTCCGCCGACGACATCGCCCCCGGCGTCGAGTTCTTCCGCAAGCTGAAAGAGGCGGGCAACTTCCTTCCCGTCGACCCCACCCCGGCCACCATCGAGTCCGGCCAGACCCCGGTGGTCATCGACTGGGACTACCTCAACGCCGCCGAGACGAAGAAGCTGCCGTCCTGGAAGGTCGTCGTGCCGCCCGGGCCTGCCGTCGCCGGCTACTACTACCAGGCCGTCAACAAGGAAGCGCCGCATCCCGCCGCCGCCCGGCTCTGGCAGGAGTTCTTGTACAGCGACGAGGGCCAGAACCTGTACCTCGGCGGCGGCGCCCGACCGGTGCGCGCCGAACCCATGCAGAAGGCGGGGACGCTCGACAAGGCGGCGTGGGACGCGCTGCCGCCCGTCGAGGGTGAGCCGGTGATCGTGTCGGTGGACCAGAACAAGAAGGCCACCGAGTATCTCGCCGGCAACTGGGCCAGCGCGATCGGCTGA
- a CDS encoding ABC transporter permease, producing the protein MRRLRDGVPLLPFFAVLTIFLIIPTVTVVVSAFFADGSFSLDRIEALFSATALSALWKSVLLSGSTALIGAVLGALLSWLIVSSPPESMVRRGVLALCSVLAQFGGVALAFAFLATVGLNGVLTLWVQQAVGWNLAGSGWLYSLPGLILVYTYFQIPLMVIVFVPALEGLREQWREAAVNLGASTWQYWREVGFPLLTPAFLGSLLLLFANAFAAYATAAALVSQGSPIVPLLIRSALTSEVVLGQSGFAYALALEMIVVVAVVMVAYNALVRRTARWLQ; encoded by the coding sequence GTGAGACGCCTGCGCGACGGGGTGCCGCTGCTGCCGTTCTTCGCCGTTCTGACGATCTTCCTGATCATCCCGACGGTCACGGTCGTGGTGAGCGCGTTCTTCGCCGACGGCTCCTTCTCGCTCGACCGGATCGAGGCGCTGTTCTCGGCGACCGCGCTGTCCGCACTGTGGAAGAGCGTGCTGCTCTCCGGCAGCACCGCGCTCATCGGCGCGGTCCTCGGCGCGCTGCTGTCGTGGCTGATCGTCAGCAGCCCGCCGGAGTCGATGGTGCGCCGCGGCGTGCTCGCGCTGTGCAGCGTGCTCGCCCAATTCGGCGGCGTCGCATTGGCGTTCGCGTTCCTGGCCACCGTCGGTCTCAACGGTGTGCTGACGCTGTGGGTGCAGCAGGCCGTGGGTTGGAACCTCGCCGGATCGGGCTGGCTCTACAGCCTGCCCGGCCTGATCCTCGTCTACACCTACTTCCAGATCCCGCTCATGGTCATCGTCTTCGTCCCCGCGCTGGAAGGGCTGCGCGAACAGTGGCGGGAAGCGGCGGTCAACCTCGGCGCTTCGACCTGGCAGTACTGGCGCGAGGTCGGCTTCCCGCTGCTGACACCGGCGTTCCTCGGATCGCTGCTGCTGTTGTTCGCCAACGCCTTCGCCGCGTACGCGACGGCCGCCGCACTGGTCAGCCAGGGCAGCCCGATCGTGCCGCTGCTGATCCGCTCCGCGCTGACCAGTGAGGTGGTGCTCGGCCAGTCCGGGTTCGCCTACGCGCTCGCCCTGGAGATGATCGTCGTCGTCGCGGTCGTCATGGTCGCCTACAACGCGCTGGTGCGTCGCACCGCGAGGTGGTTGCAGTGA